From a single Nicotiana tabacum cultivar K326 chromosome 8, ASM71507v2, whole genome shotgun sequence genomic region:
- the LOC142163193 gene encoding uncharacterized protein LOC142163193, with the protein MGPVLSSYRNKYTLIVVDYVSQWVEAAALPTNDAKGLNLDSEAAGTSRVTELHELDEFRYHAFERTRLYKERMKMMHDRNIIERNFKPGDTVLLYNSHLRLSLGKLNSRWSGPFRVVEIHPTSAVEIAVSNESHIFIVNGHRLKHYVGMEEAKEASVTHLIEPPKLSAP; encoded by the exons ATGGGGCCTGTCCTCAGCTCATATAGAAACAAATACACACTCATCGTTGTGGACTACGTGTCccaatgggtagaagctgcagcactccctacaaatgatgcaaagggg TTGAATCTTGATAGTGAAGCAGCTGGAACAAGTAGAGTAACAGAATtgcacgagcttgatgagtttcgctaCCACGCTTTTGAGAGAACAAGActatacaaggagagaatgaagatgatGCATGATAGGAATATTATTGAGCGGAATTTTAAACCTGGAGATACggtattgctatacaactcaCATTTGAGGTTGTCTCTGGGCAAATTGAATTCACGATGGTCAGGGCCTTTTCGTGTGGTTGAAATTCACCCCACGAGTGCAGTAGAGATTGCTGTGAGTAATGAATCTCACATATTTATAGTCAATGGGCATAGATTAAAACATTATGTGGGCATGGAGGAAGCAAAGGAAGCGTCAGTGACCCATTTGATCGAGCCTCCAAAGTTGAGCGCACCTTAA